GATGCTGAATTTACTAATGATGATGTTGTCACAGAGCAAAAGCCTTCAGGCAAGGGAAAAGCGAAAGGAGATTCCGTTGTGTATGTAACAGGTGCAGTCAATCAGCCCGGGCTTTATACAATCAACGATCGTCTTAGAGTAACAGAGCTCATTGCACTTGCTGGTGGAACGACATTTGATGCAGATATGAGCAAAGTGAATATGGCACGTGTCGTAAAGGATGGTATGCATATTCATATTCCCGTTGTTAAAGAAAAAAAGGCTGCTCAGACGGCGGGAAGTGTGCGACAAGGGCATACTTGGCAAGGGACGGCGACTGAAGCTATCAATGTGAATACAGCTTCAGTTGAGGAACTTAGTACTGTCAAAGGAATTTCACCGCAGCTTGCCGCCCAAATTGTTGAATATCGCATAAAAAAGGGTGCTTTTGCTTCTTTCGAAGACTTATTACATGTACCGGGCTTTACTCCCAAGCGGTTAAATCGGGTGAGGGACAAGCTTGTGATATAGTTTAGTGAGTTTGTTGAAAGAAGGCGGTTGTCGTGTTGTGGCCAATTGTGATTTCATTTTTGGCCGGTTTGATTTGTCAGCCTTATGTCGAATCGTATATTTCCATTACAGTAGCAGGTATTTTAGTGATTTTTCTGTTCGGCGGAGTTGTATTTTGTCTTCATACAGATGAATTTTTTTATGCGAAAGTTTTTTTGAGCATTTCTTTTATGTTTGTTGGTTTTTTACTCATGTCTTTTGCGCTTGCTGTTTCGCCTACTGATATTAGTCATTATAGCGGCGAGCAAAGTATCAAGGGAGAAGTCGCGAATGTTCCGAAGGTTACTGCTTCTATGAATGGGAAAATTCATGTAACGTATGTGATTGCAGCCCGCAAAATTCAAGTTCATGGCGAGTGGCATCAAGTATCTGGTAAATTTATGGCTGTTCTAAGTCAGCAGCAATCTGACAGGGCCTTTAGTCTGGGCGACAGGGTTATGCTTACAGGCAAGCTTTATTTGCCTCACAATTATCAGAATCCAGCAATGTTTGATCAAGTGATGTCGCTGAAAGAGCGAGGCATTTCGGCTACGCTATGGATCAAGTCTATGCGAGGTGAGCAGCGCTTTCACGGCTTTTCTTTGGCTAACGTTTTGGCTGATATGCGCGCGCAAGTGCATCAGCGTATGGCAGAGGCGATGGCACCGGGGGATGCGGCTTTGCTGAGTGGCATGTTATTTGGTGGTTATGATGGAATTCGCAGCGATA
This genomic window from Pelorhabdus rhamnosifermentans contains:
- a CDS encoding helix-hairpin-helix domain-containing protein, which gives rise to MGTYKKRLVIILVMAAMAVGVSFFIFSSKHSAVDAEFTNDDVVTEQKPSGKGKAKGDSVVYVTGAVNQPGLYTINDRLRVTELIALAGGTTFDADMSKVNMARVVKDGMHIHIPVVKEKKAAQTAGSVRQGHTWQGTATEAINVNTASVEELSTVKGISPQLAAQIVEYRIKKGAFASFEDLLHVPGFTPKRLNRVRDKLVI